Proteins encoded by one window of Pseudomonas coleopterorum:
- a CDS encoding ABC transporter ATP-binding protein, translating into MTLLRAEGLGYRIGERLILEDISVNVNSGDNIALLGANGAGKSTLLRILLGLLAPASGQVCLQGQPLKALSRRTIARQLAYVPQSHTPGFPFSVSHIVAQGRLPSTGLMSAPSRTDEEYVEQALADLGIAHLSARTYTELSGGERQLVLIARALVQRARLIVLDEPITGLDYGHQLRLLALLERLAEQGLAIVSSTHRPEQAQASANRVWVLHEGRLIADGAPAQVVDSALMQRLYNASVRQIDADGHRFFIPCRVPHQ; encoded by the coding sequence ATGACGTTGTTGCGGGCTGAAGGGCTGGGTTATCGCATTGGTGAGCGGCTGATTCTCGAAGACATCTCGGTCAACGTGAACTCCGGCGATAACATCGCGTTGCTGGGCGCCAATGGAGCGGGCAAAAGCACCTTGCTGCGTATCCTGCTGGGTCTCTTGGCGCCTGCATCCGGGCAGGTCTGTTTACAAGGGCAACCGTTGAAGGCGCTGAGCCGGCGGACCATCGCCCGGCAGCTGGCCTACGTGCCGCAAAGCCATACACCGGGTTTTCCCTTCAGCGTTTCCCACATCGTCGCCCAAGGCCGGCTGCCCAGTACCGGTCTGATGAGCGCCCCGAGCCGCACCGATGAGGAGTACGTCGAGCAGGCCCTGGCCGATCTGGGCATCGCCCATTTATCAGCGCGCACCTACACCGAACTGTCCGGCGGCGAACGACAGTTGGTGCTGATCGCTCGGGCGCTGGTGCAGCGCGCCCGGCTGATCGTACTGGATGAGCCGATCACGGGCCTGGATTACGGCCATCAACTGCGCCTGCTTGCGCTGCTCGAACGCCTCGCCGAACAAGGCCTTGCCATTGTTTCCAGCACCCATCGCCCCGAACAGGCGCAGGCTTCGGCCAATCGCGTCTGGGTGCTGCACGAAGGCCGTTTGATTGCCGATGGTGCGCCTGCGCAAGTGGTCGACAGCGCGCTCATGCAGCGCCTCTACAACGCCAGCGTCAGACAGATCGACGCTGACGGTCATCGCTTTTTTATCCCTTGCCGAGTCCCTCATCAATGA
- a CDS encoding TonB-dependent receptor, whose translation MRQSRSSRFAFAPLLLGSAIHLAHAEDITLAPIDVDANESIAQQAREKSATLGPMGQRRLQDTPYSISVMSRDLIDSQQLKSFKDIIRYLPSVQADGARPQTRGLQGSVVQNSRLDGLNVVSTTDYPAEQLEGVEVLSGLSGSLYGPANPAGTFNLLSKRPTDFTRNRVTLGVGTGLSWLKTADLSGPFDAEGKIRYRLNLVDEQGHSYAPGSTLRRQLVSLATDFQISDDSVIETNFSHYNYLAKGLPGKFAVASGVTLPHAPDPTKSNLGQNYAGDNNTTDTASAHFKHDFDGNWKLDVGALRQIADRESTGVTNTLINNAGTYRTSVSSATASRFTINSYLANLNGALYTGPVRHDLTFGLTGFDWDNYNPAAGSTQTLGTASLSNPANFAEPNYPDFTDRYHSANAKQSSFIVGDTLTFTPQWSLMLSGSQSRLTADNYTLAGVHTSSEDSGISTASSLIYKPLDDLTLYFTYADSLQQGDSATAGSSNAGSILSPYRSRMWELGSKWVVGGVNLSLAAFQIKRPFAYTQADNVYAIAGEQRNRGLELLADGNVTQNLRMYGGITWLDPKLLSTGNASTEDTRIVGLSRVTASLLTEYRIDQVPGLAVNLNARYVGPRPVDDSNDHWVGSYQTVDIGASYTTRLMNRDTVYRLEMTNVGNEHYWTNIVPGGLNGYTGAGQASASAGAPRMLQASIQVDL comes from the coding sequence ATGAGACAGTCCCGCTCGTCCCGCTTTGCGTTTGCGCCGCTGTTGCTGGGCAGCGCGATCCACCTGGCCCACGCCGAGGACATCACGCTGGCGCCTATCGATGTCGATGCCAATGAATCCATCGCCCAGCAGGCACGGGAAAAGTCCGCGACCCTCGGGCCGATGGGCCAGCGGCGCCTGCAGGACACGCCCTACTCCATCAGCGTCATGTCCCGCGATCTGATCGACAGCCAACAACTCAAGAGCTTCAAGGACATCATCCGTTACCTCCCCTCGGTGCAGGCCGACGGTGCCCGACCGCAGACCCGTGGTCTGCAAGGCAGCGTGGTGCAGAACAGTCGTCTGGACGGGCTCAATGTGGTCTCGACAACCGATTACCCCGCCGAACAACTGGAGGGCGTTGAAGTGCTCAGCGGGTTGTCGGGATCCCTCTACGGTCCGGCCAACCCCGCAGGCACCTTCAACCTGCTGTCCAAGCGGCCGACTGACTTCACCCGCAACCGCGTGACCCTGGGCGTCGGCACTGGCCTGAGCTGGCTCAAGACCGCCGACCTCAGTGGCCCGTTCGATGCTGAAGGCAAGATCAGATACCGTCTCAATCTGGTCGACGAACAGGGGCACAGCTACGCGCCGGGCAGCACGTTGCGCCGTCAATTGGTGAGCCTGGCGACAGACTTTCAGATCAGCGACGACAGCGTCATCGAGACCAACTTCAGCCACTACAACTACCTGGCCAAAGGGCTGCCCGGCAAGTTCGCGGTCGCCTCCGGCGTCACCCTGCCCCACGCGCCGGATCCAACCAAAAGCAATCTGGGCCAGAACTACGCGGGCGACAACAACACCACCGACACCGCCAGCGCGCACTTCAAACATGATTTCGACGGCAACTGGAAGCTCGACGTCGGCGCCTTGCGGCAGATCGCCGACCGGGAATCCACCGGCGTGACCAACACCCTGATCAACAACGCCGGCACCTACCGCACGTCGGTTTCGAGCGCGACGGCCAGCCGTTTCACCATCAACAGCTACCTCGCCAACCTCAACGGTGCCCTCTACACCGGGCCGGTACGCCATGATTTGACCTTCGGCCTCACCGGCTTCGACTGGGACAACTACAACCCCGCAGCTGGCAGCACCCAGACGCTGGGCACTGCCAGCCTGAGCAACCCTGCCAATTTCGCCGAGCCGAACTACCCCGATTTCACCGACCGGTATCACTCGGCCAACGCCAAACAGAGCTCGTTCATCGTCGGCGATACCCTCACCTTCACCCCGCAATGGAGCCTGATGCTCAGCGGCAGCCAGAGCCGCCTGACCGCCGATAACTACACGCTGGCAGGCGTCCATACCTCCTCTGAAGACTCGGGCATCAGCACTGCCAGCAGTCTGATCTACAAGCCGCTCGATGACCTGACGCTCTACTTCACCTACGCCGACAGCCTGCAGCAAGGCGACAGCGCCACGGCTGGCAGCAGCAACGCCGGGAGTATTCTCTCGCCCTACCGCAGCCGCATGTGGGAGCTGGGCAGCAAGTGGGTGGTTGGTGGCGTCAACCTGTCACTGGCCGCCTTTCAGATCAAGCGTCCGTTCGCCTACACCCAAGCCGACAACGTCTACGCCATCGCGGGCGAGCAACGTAACCGTGGCCTTGAATTGCTCGCCGACGGCAACGTCACGCAGAATCTGAGGATGTATGGCGGCATCACCTGGCTTGATCCCAAGCTGCTCTCAACCGGCAATGCCAGCACCGAGGACACCCGCATCGTCGGCCTTTCGCGCGTCACTGCCAGCCTGCTCACCGAGTACCGCATCGATCAGGTGCCAGGCCTTGCCGTCAATCTCAATGCCCGGTACGTCGGTCCGCGTCCGGTGGATGACAGCAACGATCACTGGGTCGGCAGCTACCAGACCGTCGACATCGGCGCCAGCTACACCACCCGGCTGATGAACCGCGACACGGTGTATCGCCTGGAGATGACCAACGTCGGCAACGAGCATTACTGGACGAATATCGTCCCCGGCGGCCTGAACGGGTACACTGGCGCCGGTCAGGCCAGCGCGAGCGCGGGTGCACCGCGCATGTTGCAGGCCTCGATTCAGGTGGATCTCTAA
- a CDS encoding LLM class flavin-dependent oxidoreductase: MTSRKLKLGALTMGCGGPGRHNLWLDPELPADASVNVDWYIDIAQQAEAALFDLMFIVDSQFITPGSPSHYLNRLEPLTLLSALAVTTRHLGLVGTLTTSYNSPYNVARRLASLDLISKGRAGWNVVTSGDAGTAGNYSRDEHFDYDTRYSRAAEHVQVVQGLWNSYEEDAFVRDRETGQFLDASKLHALNHTGEHFSVVGPLNIQRSPQGQPVIFQAGDSEQGRDLGAATADVVFTHAASIEQGQAFYRDIKGRAERLGRDPEQLLVMPGAEIHVGDTDDHAREIERHYHEVDHSFELALKEFGRNFGWHDFSQYHLDAPFPQQSLEAARSSFFTAAKRIADQAREKGFTLRQAVEFGRQLRPGAFVGSAETVARKMADWFEARAVDGFNIYIGHPSQFKRFTQEVVPLLQERGVYRTAYEGTTLRESLGLGIPGFVRARSAKSSA; encoded by the coding sequence ATGACGTCACGAAAGCTCAAACTCGGTGCTCTGACAATGGGCTGCGGCGGCCCGGGTCGGCACAACCTCTGGCTCGACCCTGAGTTGCCGGCTGACGCCAGTGTGAACGTCGATTGGTACATCGACATCGCGCAACAGGCAGAGGCCGCGCTGTTTGACCTGATGTTCATCGTCGACAGCCAGTTCATCACGCCAGGCTCTCCCTCACACTATCTCAATCGGCTGGAACCCCTGACGCTGCTATCCGCGCTCGCGGTCACCACCCGACATCTGGGGTTGGTGGGCACGCTCACCACTTCCTACAACTCGCCTTACAACGTCGCGCGTCGACTCGCGTCGCTCGATCTGATCAGCAAAGGGCGGGCGGGGTGGAACGTGGTCACCAGTGGCGACGCAGGCACCGCAGGAAATTACAGCCGGGACGAACATTTTGACTACGACACCCGGTACAGCCGGGCTGCAGAACATGTGCAGGTCGTCCAGGGCCTGTGGAATTCCTACGAGGAAGATGCCTTCGTACGGGATCGGGAGACTGGGCAGTTTCTCGACGCAAGCAAACTGCATGCGCTCAACCATACGGGTGAACATTTTTCCGTGGTCGGCCCGTTGAACATCCAGCGCTCCCCGCAGGGGCAGCCCGTCATATTCCAGGCGGGTGATTCCGAACAGGGCCGTGACCTCGGTGCCGCCACCGCCGATGTCGTGTTCACCCACGCAGCCAGCATCGAGCAGGGCCAGGCGTTCTACCGCGATATCAAGGGGAGGGCAGAGCGCCTGGGGCGAGATCCCGAGCAGCTGTTGGTCATGCCGGGCGCTGAAATCCATGTCGGCGACACCGACGACCACGCGCGTGAAATCGAGCGGCACTACCATGAGGTCGACCACAGCTTCGAGCTTGCACTCAAGGAGTTCGGTCGCAACTTCGGTTGGCACGACTTCAGCCAATACCATCTTGACGCGCCTTTCCCACAGCAAAGCCTCGAAGCCGCGCGCAGCAGCTTTTTCACGGCCGCCAAGCGAATCGCCGATCAAGCCCGGGAAAAAGGATTCACGCTGCGCCAGGCCGTGGAATTCGGCCGGCAGTTGCGGCCGGGTGCATTCGTGGGATCAGCGGAAACGGTCGCTCGAAAGATGGCGGACTGGTTCGAGGCGCGGGCGGTGGATGGGTTCAATATCTACATTGGGCACCCGTCGCAGTTCAAGCGATTCACTCAGGAGGTTGTTCCGTTGCTGCAAGAGCGCGGGGTGTACCGCACGGCTTACGAGGGGACGACGTTGCGGGAGAGTTTGGGGTTGGGGATTCCGGGGTTTGTGCGTGCCCGTTCGGCTAAGTCATCTGCCTGA
- a CDS encoding ABC transporter substrate-binding protein — protein MLGSLSAYVSEAAAIQVIDDSGKAVSIPPEPRRIADAWYAHHVLLMTLGAGSRIVSTVNHPRSQPWMFKVLPSLNDATSIEGTTFNVEGLLGQRVDLVFTSIGDRQSAAYEQVGLPVMRMGYTDLPGLQRSMVATAQALGGEEPKRRAQAYNAYLDRQLKLVSDKVSAIPVAQRPKVLHIASVNPLKVDGSDTLIDDWIRIAGGRNAATGLKGNMQIVSAEQVLAWQPDVLILAAGAGSLDQAAQASLLQQLTAVKHQRVLRNPAGVFPWDRYGTEVALQIKWAAQQLHPTQFSDVDMARTTQDFYREFFDYPLSDADAQRILVGMAPG, from the coding sequence TTGCTCGGCAGCCTCAGCGCCTACGTGAGCGAGGCTGCGGCCATCCAAGTGATCGATGACAGCGGCAAAGCCGTCAGCATTCCTCCCGAGCCGCGGCGTATCGCCGACGCCTGGTACGCCCATCATGTGCTGCTGATGACCCTGGGAGCAGGCTCGCGGATCGTCTCGACGGTCAACCACCCACGTAGCCAGCCATGGATGTTCAAAGTCTTGCCCAGCCTGAACGACGCCACGAGCATCGAGGGCACAACATTCAATGTCGAAGGCCTGCTGGGGCAGCGGGTCGATCTGGTTTTCACCTCAATCGGTGACCGCCAATCCGCAGCCTACGAGCAGGTCGGCCTGCCCGTGATGCGCATGGGGTACACCGACCTGCCCGGCTTGCAGCGTTCCATGGTTGCCACCGCCCAGGCGCTGGGCGGTGAAGAACCCAAGCGTCGCGCGCAGGCTTACAACGCGTACCTGGATCGGCAATTGAAGCTTGTCAGCGACAAGGTCTCGGCGATCCCGGTAGCGCAGCGCCCAAAGGTGCTGCACATCGCCTCGGTCAACCCGTTGAAGGTCGATGGCAGTGACACGTTGATCGATGACTGGATACGCATCGCCGGTGGGCGCAATGCTGCGACGGGCCTTAAGGGGAACATGCAGATCGTGTCGGCGGAACAGGTACTGGCCTGGCAACCCGATGTGCTGATACTGGCCGCAGGCGCCGGCAGCCTGGATCAGGCGGCACAGGCGTCTTTACTGCAACAGCTCACAGCCGTGAAGCATCAGCGTGTCTTGCGCAACCCGGCCGGGGTGTTTCCCTGGGATCGCTATGGCACCGAAGTCGCCCTGCAGATCAAATGGGCTGCGCAGCAACTGCACCCGACGCAGTTCAGCGATGTCGATATGGCGCGCACGACCCAGGATTTTTACCGGGAGTTCTTCGATTACCCGCTAAGTGATGCCGATGCTCAACGGATACTGGTGGGAATGGCACCAGGGTAA
- a CDS encoding ABC transporter substrate-binding protein: MRYLKKLAIGVATSLLCLSASAQTLVVGDQSYNAQAVMEAAGVLNDLPYTLEWKQFTAGSPVAEALNVGSLDIGLLGDAPALFLGALGAPIKVIAVGRQSLDGVAILVSKDSPIRSIEDLKGKRAAIWKGSWSQQLLFTALDKAGVPRDSLDLRYLSALDASHALEGRSVDVIATWEPYVTQQERQGARILATADGLIPAQSFIAANAKAIDPKRALISDFLQRLKKARDWTLQNPANTDAYADAWSKRTRADADISRAWFARARTTVEPLSPQAPIQAQKTVDFFASLGLVKAYPAASLFDDSFAASLQPAVAKAQP, from the coding sequence GTGCGTTACCTGAAGAAACTGGCGATCGGAGTGGCCACGTCCTTGCTCTGCCTCTCGGCGAGCGCGCAGACGCTGGTAGTGGGGGACCAGAGCTATAACGCACAAGCTGTCATGGAAGCGGCAGGCGTGTTGAATGACCTGCCTTACACCCTTGAGTGGAAACAATTCACTGCAGGGTCGCCCGTTGCAGAGGCCCTGAACGTCGGCAGTCTGGATATCGGCTTGCTCGGTGACGCGCCTGCTCTGTTTCTGGGCGCCCTGGGTGCGCCGATCAAGGTGATTGCGGTAGGTCGGCAGAGCCTTGATGGCGTTGCCATCCTGGTAAGCAAGGACTCACCGATACGCAGTATCGAAGATCTCAAAGGCAAGCGCGCCGCGATCTGGAAAGGCTCCTGGAGCCAGCAGTTGTTATTCACTGCGCTGGATAAAGCGGGCGTTCCGAGAGACTCGCTTGACCTTCGCTATCTGAGCGCCCTGGACGCCTCTCATGCCTTGGAAGGTCGTTCAGTGGACGTGATCGCCACCTGGGAACCTTACGTCACCCAGCAGGAAAGGCAGGGCGCGCGCATCCTGGCGACGGCAGACGGGCTGATTCCTGCGCAAAGTTTCATTGCCGCCAACGCCAAGGCCATTGATCCCAAGCGTGCGCTGATCAGCGATTTCCTGCAGCGATTGAAGAAAGCTCGCGACTGGACACTGCAAAATCCCGCCAACACGGACGCCTATGCCGACGCCTGGTCAAAGCGCACCCGCGCGGACGCCGACATCTCACGAGCCTGGTTTGCCCGTGCGCGAACCACCGTCGAGCCGCTGAGCCCACAAGCCCCCATCCAGGCCCAGAAGACCGTGGACTTCTTCGCCAGCCTGGGCCTGGTCAAGGCCTACCCGGCGGCGAGTCTGTTCGACGACTCCTTCGCAGCGTCGCTCCAGCCCGCTGTGGCAAAAGCTCAGCCCTGA